Proteins from one Cicer arietinum cultivar CDC Frontier isolate Library 1 chromosome 3, Cicar.CDCFrontier_v2.0, whole genome shotgun sequence genomic window:
- the LOC101493486 gene encoding E3 ubiquitin-protein ligase SDIR1-like, giving the protein MILNSHQMSPNFLLWLVLGVFFMATMLRMYATCQQLQAQAQAHAAAASGLLGHIELRLHMPPSIALASRGRLQGPRLQLALLVRV; this is encoded by the exons ATGATTCTGAACTCTCACCAGATGTCACCAAATTTTCTG CTCTGGCTTGTGCTTGGTGTTTTCTTTATGGCTACAATGCTAAGGATGTATGCAACATGTCAACAGCTTCAAGCACAGGCCCAAGCTCATGCAGCAGCAGCCAGTGGCCTTCTTGGCCACATAGAACTACGGTTGCATATGCCGCCATCAATAGCACTTGCAAGCCGAGGGCGTTTGCAGGGTCCTAGACTTCAACTGGCACTTCTTGTGAGAGTTTGA